One segment of Hemitrygon akajei chromosome 15, sHemAka1.3, whole genome shotgun sequence DNA contains the following:
- the LOC140739471 gene encoding matrin-3-like isoform X2, with protein sequence MHGSARMSFDGVQQDHGRGMKKDSHNIGFFQSANAHANLGRMNQGARMGGYLNFGRGQAVGLQAMEQMHQNIISSGIGPSRSSSGLTSLFDVSSRNQPSLAAQKRIDADKASNILATFGLSSRDLDELSRYPEDKLTPESLPDILLQLKRKRNDVGASLNYNRGDISPREDRSFRASRSEWEEERRFRNNFEGRDPDADPVVNYDHGSSRELNFRYYDRKDYEPERLRGDDFRRDDMHLSDPMYKYDSDYGKMGLPSRGQERSLFERKRGSPSLSNINDYHGFLPGMFPHLCSLCDVNVHSIKEWNQHKNEPAHKRRCLLLLEIYPQWVPEDVPSTRNNPARQSNLAPDAASAILAVIRQLDARDPHGGNRKGQIQNKRNMAVNEPGRVLHMTELPKGKCKVKDILKLAQPFGPIAKYLLLNTKSEGFVQMATSGQAQAAVAYYSMNPAILYGKKVRVDISLKYKEIDLKKQKQESGGRVALLQNLPPSGYSDADVVKMGTSFGKVLNYIVMRLRNQAFLEMESRKCMLEMVKHYKKKPLIFRGRKVTVDASQKYRTLVLKKPSIKVQEVLKDQDKADRRRRSRSPFKKKVPSKSRSSPKADGDKGEQATSEGSPSKAIKKDNSEGDSELEIKSEEKKEDSQEAITVVESDVELDEGGVVEGLCISESENEADQEDLLKETVHEMEGSDLVESDSKTDMATSVQNASGPAETVPAVQRSKTNQQASSQEPKQECFPENIDEFVTVDEVGDVEAGNLDLEDLTPCAESSKLETDEANVSILTEKSEDTTEQKEEDVEKPKIKHGQKRGKSIKTKRTESDQKDGSEDGNELIDSKMESDEKNERQGETISTCAEPESKRARSRSPTPDEYRLGPYQPNNPVGLDYVVPKTGYYCTLCCLFYTKEEVAKKTHCSSLPHYQKLKKILNKQAEDYRKSKREQSPEVEIKEITDQ encoded by the exons ATGCATGGATCAGCAAG AATGTCATTCGATGgagttcaacaagatcatggtcGTGGCATGAAGAAAGACAGTCATAATATTGGATTCTTTCAGTCTGCAAACGCCCATGCAAATCTTGGGAGAATGAACCAAGGTGCACGAATGGGTGGCTATCTGAATTTTGGACGTGGTCAGGCAGTGGGCCTACAAGCTATGGAACAAATGCATCAGAATATAATATCTTCAGGTATTGGTCCTTCTCGATCCAGCAGTGGTTTGACTTCCTTGTTTGATGTGAGCAGCCGTAATCAGCCCTCACTTGCCGCTCAGAAACGGATTGATGCGGACAAGGCCAGTAATATTTTAGCAACCTTTGGCCTTTcatccagagacttggatgaACTGAGCCGCTATCCTGAAGACAAACTTACCCCCGAATCCTTGCCAGACATTCTTTTGCAacttaaaagaaaaagaaatgatgTTGGAGCATCTTTGAATTACAACAGAGGTGACATTTCTCCTCGGGAAGATCGTTCCTTCAGAGCCTCCCGTAGTGAGTGGGAGGAAGAAAGGCGCTTTCGGAATAATTTTGAAGGTCGTGATCCTGATGCTGATCCTGTGGTCAATTATGACCATGGTTCTTCTCGAGAGCTGAATTTTAGATATTATGACAGGAAGGACTATGAGCCTGAACGATTACGAGGTGATGACTTCCGTAGGGATGATATGCATTTGTCTGACCCAATGTATAAATATGATTCTGATTATGGAAAAATGGGGCTGCCTTCTCGTGGCCAAGAAAGGTCCCTTTTTGAAAGAAAACGAGGATCTCCTTCACTGAGCAACATAAACGATTACCATGGCTTCTTGCCAGGAATGTTCCCTCACTTGTGTTCGCTGTGTGATGTAAATGTTCATTCTATAAAG GAGTGGAACCAGCATAAGAATGAACCAGCACACAAAAGACGTTGCTTGCTGCTCTTGGAGAT TTACCCTCAATGGGTTCCAGAAGATGTACCATCTACAAG GAACAATCCTGCTCGACAGTCCAATCTTGCTCCAGATGCTGCGTCTGCAATCCTCGCAGTCATCAGACAGTTGGATGCACGGGACCCTCACGGAG GCAACAGAAAAGGTCAAATCCAGAACAAGCGAAACATG GCAGTGAATGAACCTGGCAGAGTACTTCATATGACAGAATTGCCCAAAGGAAAATGCAAAGTGAAAGACATTCTCAAACTTGCTCAACCATTTGGACCTATTGCAAAGTACTTGCTTTTAAATACAAAGAGCGAG GGATTTGTACAAATGGCCACAAGTGGACAAGCTCAAGCAGCAGTCGCCTATTACAGTATGAATCCAGCAATTCTTTATGGCAAGAAGGTTCGAGTGGATATATCTCTCAAATACAAAGAGATTGATTTGAAG AAACAAAAACAAGAAAGTGGTGGCAGGGTGGCGCTTCTCCAGAACCTTCCTCCCTCTGGGTATTCGGATGCTGATGTTGTGAAAATGGGCACCAGCTTTGGGAAAGTACTTAACTACATTGTGATGAGACTGAGGAACCAG GCCTTTCTGGAAATGGAGTCAAGAAAATGTATGTTAGAAATGGTGAAACACTACAAGAAAAAACCTCTAATATTTCGAGGTAGAAAGGTAACTGTGGATGCATCTCAGAAATACAGAACTCTTGTACTGAAG AAACCAAGCATTAAGGTTCAAGAAGTGTTGAAGGACCAGGATAAAGCAGATAG AAGACGACGTTCCCGCAGTCCTTTTAAGAAGAAAGTACCAAGCAAATCTAGGAGCTCTCCAAAAGCTGATGGAGATAAAGGAGAGCAGGCAACCTCAGAGGGTTCACCTTCAAAAGCAATCAAGAAGGATAACTCTGAGGGAGATAGTgaactggaaattaaatctgaagAAAAAAAGGAAGATTCACAAGAAGCAATTACAGTTGTTGAAAGCGATGTGGAACTTGATGAAGGAGGTGTGGTTGAGGGGCTCTGCATTAGCGAATCAGAGAATGAAGCTGATCAAGAAGATTTACTGAAGGAAACGGTACATGAGATGGAAGGATCTGACTTGGTGGAATCAGATTCGAAAACAGACATGGCAACAAGTGTGCAAAATGCATCAGGTCCAGCTGAAACG GTGCCAGCTGTACAAAGGAGCAAAACAAATCAACAAGCATCATCCCAG GAGCCGAAGCAAGAATGCTTTCCTGAAAACATAGATGAATTTGTAACTGTGGATGAAGTTGGTGATGTGGAAGCTGGAAATCTGGATCTGGAAGATCTGACACCTTGTGCAGAGAGTAGTAAACTGGAAACTGATGAAGCAAATGTAAGCATTTTAACAGAGAAATCAGAGGACACCACTGAGCAAAAAGAAGAGGATGTAGAGAAACCAAAAATAAAACATGGTCAAAAGAGGGGAaagagcatcaaaactaaaagaaCAGAAAGTGACCAAAAAGATGGTAGTGAAGATGGAAATGAGCTGATTGACAGTAAGATGGAATCAGATGAAAAGAATGAAAGGCAGGGAGAGACAATCTCAACTTGTGCTGAACCAGAAAGCAAGCGTGCTCGATCACGATCTCCTACTCCAGATGAGTATCGACTTGGACCATATCAGCCCAACAACCCTGTAG GACTAGACTATGTGGTTCCAAAGACTGGATACTATTGCACACTCTGCTGCCTCTTCTACACAAAGGAGGAAGTGGCAAAGAAAACCCACTGTAGCAGCCTGCCTCATTATCAGAAGCTGAAG
- the LOC140739471 gene encoding matrin-3-like isoform X1, whose amino-acid sequence MHGSARMSFDGVQQDHGRGMKKDSHNIGFFQSANAHANLGRMNQGARMGGYLNFGRGQAVGLQAMEQMHQNIISSGIGPSRSSSGLTSLFDVSSRNQPSLAAQKRIDADKASNILATFGLSSRDLDELSRYPEDKLTPESLPDILLQLKRKRNDVGASLNYNRGDISPREDRSFRASRSEWEEERRFRNNFEGRDPDADPVVNYDHGSSRELNFRYYDRKDYEPERLRGDDFRRDDMHLSDPMYKYDSDYGKMGLPSRGQERSLFERKRGSPSLSNINDYHGFLPGMFPHLCSLCDVNVHSIKEWNQHKNEPAHKRRCLLLLEIYPQWVPEDVPSTRNNPARQSNLAPDAASAILAVIRQLDARDPHGGNRKGQIQNKRNMAVNEPGRVLHMTELPKGKCKVKDILKLAQPFGPIAKYLLLNTKSEGFVQMATSGQAQAAVAYYSMNPAILYGKKVRVDISLKYKEIDLKKQKQESGGRVALLQNLPPSGYSDADVVKMGTSFGKVLNYIVMRLRNQAFLEMESRKCMLEMVKHYKKKPLIFRGRKVTVDASQKYRTLVLKKPSIKVQEVLKDQDKADRRRRRSRSPFKKKVPSKSRSSPKADGDKGEQATSEGSPSKAIKKDNSEGDSELEIKSEEKKEDSQEAITVVESDVELDEGGVVEGLCISESENEADQEDLLKETVHEMEGSDLVESDSKTDMATSVQNASGPAETVPAVQRSKTNQQASSQEPKQECFPENIDEFVTVDEVGDVEAGNLDLEDLTPCAESSKLETDEANVSILTEKSEDTTEQKEEDVEKPKIKHGQKRGKSIKTKRTESDQKDGSEDGNELIDSKMESDEKNERQGETISTCAEPESKRARSRSPTPDEYRLGPYQPNNPVGLDYVVPKTGYYCTLCCLFYTKEEVAKKTHCSSLPHYQKLKKILNKQAEDYRKSKREQSPEVEIKEITDQ is encoded by the exons ATGCATGGATCAGCAAG AATGTCATTCGATGgagttcaacaagatcatggtcGTGGCATGAAGAAAGACAGTCATAATATTGGATTCTTTCAGTCTGCAAACGCCCATGCAAATCTTGGGAGAATGAACCAAGGTGCACGAATGGGTGGCTATCTGAATTTTGGACGTGGTCAGGCAGTGGGCCTACAAGCTATGGAACAAATGCATCAGAATATAATATCTTCAGGTATTGGTCCTTCTCGATCCAGCAGTGGTTTGACTTCCTTGTTTGATGTGAGCAGCCGTAATCAGCCCTCACTTGCCGCTCAGAAACGGATTGATGCGGACAAGGCCAGTAATATTTTAGCAACCTTTGGCCTTTcatccagagacttggatgaACTGAGCCGCTATCCTGAAGACAAACTTACCCCCGAATCCTTGCCAGACATTCTTTTGCAacttaaaagaaaaagaaatgatgTTGGAGCATCTTTGAATTACAACAGAGGTGACATTTCTCCTCGGGAAGATCGTTCCTTCAGAGCCTCCCGTAGTGAGTGGGAGGAAGAAAGGCGCTTTCGGAATAATTTTGAAGGTCGTGATCCTGATGCTGATCCTGTGGTCAATTATGACCATGGTTCTTCTCGAGAGCTGAATTTTAGATATTATGACAGGAAGGACTATGAGCCTGAACGATTACGAGGTGATGACTTCCGTAGGGATGATATGCATTTGTCTGACCCAATGTATAAATATGATTCTGATTATGGAAAAATGGGGCTGCCTTCTCGTGGCCAAGAAAGGTCCCTTTTTGAAAGAAAACGAGGATCTCCTTCACTGAGCAACATAAACGATTACCATGGCTTCTTGCCAGGAATGTTCCCTCACTTGTGTTCGCTGTGTGATGTAAATGTTCATTCTATAAAG GAGTGGAACCAGCATAAGAATGAACCAGCACACAAAAGACGTTGCTTGCTGCTCTTGGAGAT TTACCCTCAATGGGTTCCAGAAGATGTACCATCTACAAG GAACAATCCTGCTCGACAGTCCAATCTTGCTCCAGATGCTGCGTCTGCAATCCTCGCAGTCATCAGACAGTTGGATGCACGGGACCCTCACGGAG GCAACAGAAAAGGTCAAATCCAGAACAAGCGAAACATG GCAGTGAATGAACCTGGCAGAGTACTTCATATGACAGAATTGCCCAAAGGAAAATGCAAAGTGAAAGACATTCTCAAACTTGCTCAACCATTTGGACCTATTGCAAAGTACTTGCTTTTAAATACAAAGAGCGAG GGATTTGTACAAATGGCCACAAGTGGACAAGCTCAAGCAGCAGTCGCCTATTACAGTATGAATCCAGCAATTCTTTATGGCAAGAAGGTTCGAGTGGATATATCTCTCAAATACAAAGAGATTGATTTGAAG AAACAAAAACAAGAAAGTGGTGGCAGGGTGGCGCTTCTCCAGAACCTTCCTCCCTCTGGGTATTCGGATGCTGATGTTGTGAAAATGGGCACCAGCTTTGGGAAAGTACTTAACTACATTGTGATGAGACTGAGGAACCAG GCCTTTCTGGAAATGGAGTCAAGAAAATGTATGTTAGAAATGGTGAAACACTACAAGAAAAAACCTCTAATATTTCGAGGTAGAAAGGTAACTGTGGATGCATCTCAGAAATACAGAACTCTTGTACTGAAG AAACCAAGCATTAAGGTTCAAGAAGTGTTGAAGGACCAGGATAAAGCAGATAG AAGAAGACGACGTTCCCGCAGTCCTTTTAAGAAGAAAGTACCAAGCAAATCTAGGAGCTCTCCAAAAGCTGATGGAGATAAAGGAGAGCAGGCAACCTCAGAGGGTTCACCTTCAAAAGCAATCAAGAAGGATAACTCTGAGGGAGATAGTgaactggaaattaaatctgaagAAAAAAAGGAAGATTCACAAGAAGCAATTACAGTTGTTGAAAGCGATGTGGAACTTGATGAAGGAGGTGTGGTTGAGGGGCTCTGCATTAGCGAATCAGAGAATGAAGCTGATCAAGAAGATTTACTGAAGGAAACGGTACATGAGATGGAAGGATCTGACTTGGTGGAATCAGATTCGAAAACAGACATGGCAACAAGTGTGCAAAATGCATCAGGTCCAGCTGAAACG GTGCCAGCTGTACAAAGGAGCAAAACAAATCAACAAGCATCATCCCAG GAGCCGAAGCAAGAATGCTTTCCTGAAAACATAGATGAATTTGTAACTGTGGATGAAGTTGGTGATGTGGAAGCTGGAAATCTGGATCTGGAAGATCTGACACCTTGTGCAGAGAGTAGTAAACTGGAAACTGATGAAGCAAATGTAAGCATTTTAACAGAGAAATCAGAGGACACCACTGAGCAAAAAGAAGAGGATGTAGAGAAACCAAAAATAAAACATGGTCAAAAGAGGGGAaagagcatcaaaactaaaagaaCAGAAAGTGACCAAAAAGATGGTAGTGAAGATGGAAATGAGCTGATTGACAGTAAGATGGAATCAGATGAAAAGAATGAAAGGCAGGGAGAGACAATCTCAACTTGTGCTGAACCAGAAAGCAAGCGTGCTCGATCACGATCTCCTACTCCAGATGAGTATCGACTTGGACCATATCAGCCCAACAACCCTGTAG GACTAGACTATGTGGTTCCAAAGACTGGATACTATTGCACACTCTGCTGCCTCTTCTACACAAAGGAGGAAGTGGCAAAGAAAACCCACTGTAGCAGCCTGCCTCATTATCAGAAGCTGAAG
- the LOC140739471 gene encoding matrin-3-like isoform X3 gives MSFDGVQQDHGRGMKKDSHNIGFFQSANAHANLGRMNQGARMGGYLNFGRGQAVGLQAMEQMHQNIISSGIGPSRSSSGLTSLFDVSSRNQPSLAAQKRIDADKASNILATFGLSSRDLDELSRYPEDKLTPESLPDILLQLKRKRNDVGASLNYNRGDISPREDRSFRASRSEWEEERRFRNNFEGRDPDADPVVNYDHGSSRELNFRYYDRKDYEPERLRGDDFRRDDMHLSDPMYKYDSDYGKMGLPSRGQERSLFERKRGSPSLSNINDYHGFLPGMFPHLCSLCDVNVHSIKEWNQHKNEPAHKRRCLLLLEIYPQWVPEDVPSTRNNPARQSNLAPDAASAILAVIRQLDARDPHGGNRKGQIQNKRNMAVNEPGRVLHMTELPKGKCKVKDILKLAQPFGPIAKYLLLNTKSEGFVQMATSGQAQAAVAYYSMNPAILYGKKVRVDISLKYKEIDLKKQKQESGGRVALLQNLPPSGYSDADVVKMGTSFGKVLNYIVMRLRNQAFLEMESRKCMLEMVKHYKKKPLIFRGRKVTVDASQKYRTLVLKKPSIKVQEVLKDQDKADRRRRRSRSPFKKKVPSKSRSSPKADGDKGEQATSEGSPSKAIKKDNSEGDSELEIKSEEKKEDSQEAITVVESDVELDEGGVVEGLCISESENEADQEDLLKETVHEMEGSDLVESDSKTDMATSVQNASGPAETVPAVQRSKTNQQASSQEPKQECFPENIDEFVTVDEVGDVEAGNLDLEDLTPCAESSKLETDEANVSILTEKSEDTTEQKEEDVEKPKIKHGQKRGKSIKTKRTESDQKDGSEDGNELIDSKMESDEKNERQGETISTCAEPESKRARSRSPTPDEYRLGPYQPNNPVGLDYVVPKTGYYCTLCCLFYTKEEVAKKTHCSSLPHYQKLKKILNKQAEDYRKSKREQSPEVEIKEITDQ, from the exons ATGTCATTCGATGgagttcaacaagatcatggtcGTGGCATGAAGAAAGACAGTCATAATATTGGATTCTTTCAGTCTGCAAACGCCCATGCAAATCTTGGGAGAATGAACCAAGGTGCACGAATGGGTGGCTATCTGAATTTTGGACGTGGTCAGGCAGTGGGCCTACAAGCTATGGAACAAATGCATCAGAATATAATATCTTCAGGTATTGGTCCTTCTCGATCCAGCAGTGGTTTGACTTCCTTGTTTGATGTGAGCAGCCGTAATCAGCCCTCACTTGCCGCTCAGAAACGGATTGATGCGGACAAGGCCAGTAATATTTTAGCAACCTTTGGCCTTTcatccagagacttggatgaACTGAGCCGCTATCCTGAAGACAAACTTACCCCCGAATCCTTGCCAGACATTCTTTTGCAacttaaaagaaaaagaaatgatgTTGGAGCATCTTTGAATTACAACAGAGGTGACATTTCTCCTCGGGAAGATCGTTCCTTCAGAGCCTCCCGTAGTGAGTGGGAGGAAGAAAGGCGCTTTCGGAATAATTTTGAAGGTCGTGATCCTGATGCTGATCCTGTGGTCAATTATGACCATGGTTCTTCTCGAGAGCTGAATTTTAGATATTATGACAGGAAGGACTATGAGCCTGAACGATTACGAGGTGATGACTTCCGTAGGGATGATATGCATTTGTCTGACCCAATGTATAAATATGATTCTGATTATGGAAAAATGGGGCTGCCTTCTCGTGGCCAAGAAAGGTCCCTTTTTGAAAGAAAACGAGGATCTCCTTCACTGAGCAACATAAACGATTACCATGGCTTCTTGCCAGGAATGTTCCCTCACTTGTGTTCGCTGTGTGATGTAAATGTTCATTCTATAAAG GAGTGGAACCAGCATAAGAATGAACCAGCACACAAAAGACGTTGCTTGCTGCTCTTGGAGAT TTACCCTCAATGGGTTCCAGAAGATGTACCATCTACAAG GAACAATCCTGCTCGACAGTCCAATCTTGCTCCAGATGCTGCGTCTGCAATCCTCGCAGTCATCAGACAGTTGGATGCACGGGACCCTCACGGAG GCAACAGAAAAGGTCAAATCCAGAACAAGCGAAACATG GCAGTGAATGAACCTGGCAGAGTACTTCATATGACAGAATTGCCCAAAGGAAAATGCAAAGTGAAAGACATTCTCAAACTTGCTCAACCATTTGGACCTATTGCAAAGTACTTGCTTTTAAATACAAAGAGCGAG GGATTTGTACAAATGGCCACAAGTGGACAAGCTCAAGCAGCAGTCGCCTATTACAGTATGAATCCAGCAATTCTTTATGGCAAGAAGGTTCGAGTGGATATATCTCTCAAATACAAAGAGATTGATTTGAAG AAACAAAAACAAGAAAGTGGTGGCAGGGTGGCGCTTCTCCAGAACCTTCCTCCCTCTGGGTATTCGGATGCTGATGTTGTGAAAATGGGCACCAGCTTTGGGAAAGTACTTAACTACATTGTGATGAGACTGAGGAACCAG GCCTTTCTGGAAATGGAGTCAAGAAAATGTATGTTAGAAATGGTGAAACACTACAAGAAAAAACCTCTAATATTTCGAGGTAGAAAGGTAACTGTGGATGCATCTCAGAAATACAGAACTCTTGTACTGAAG AAACCAAGCATTAAGGTTCAAGAAGTGTTGAAGGACCAGGATAAAGCAGATAG AAGAAGACGACGTTCCCGCAGTCCTTTTAAGAAGAAAGTACCAAGCAAATCTAGGAGCTCTCCAAAAGCTGATGGAGATAAAGGAGAGCAGGCAACCTCAGAGGGTTCACCTTCAAAAGCAATCAAGAAGGATAACTCTGAGGGAGATAGTgaactggaaattaaatctgaagAAAAAAAGGAAGATTCACAAGAAGCAATTACAGTTGTTGAAAGCGATGTGGAACTTGATGAAGGAGGTGTGGTTGAGGGGCTCTGCATTAGCGAATCAGAGAATGAAGCTGATCAAGAAGATTTACTGAAGGAAACGGTACATGAGATGGAAGGATCTGACTTGGTGGAATCAGATTCGAAAACAGACATGGCAACAAGTGTGCAAAATGCATCAGGTCCAGCTGAAACG GTGCCAGCTGTACAAAGGAGCAAAACAAATCAACAAGCATCATCCCAG GAGCCGAAGCAAGAATGCTTTCCTGAAAACATAGATGAATTTGTAACTGTGGATGAAGTTGGTGATGTGGAAGCTGGAAATCTGGATCTGGAAGATCTGACACCTTGTGCAGAGAGTAGTAAACTGGAAACTGATGAAGCAAATGTAAGCATTTTAACAGAGAAATCAGAGGACACCACTGAGCAAAAAGAAGAGGATGTAGAGAAACCAAAAATAAAACATGGTCAAAAGAGGGGAaagagcatcaaaactaaaagaaCAGAAAGTGACCAAAAAGATGGTAGTGAAGATGGAAATGAGCTGATTGACAGTAAGATGGAATCAGATGAAAAGAATGAAAGGCAGGGAGAGACAATCTCAACTTGTGCTGAACCAGAAAGCAAGCGTGCTCGATCACGATCTCCTACTCCAGATGAGTATCGACTTGGACCATATCAGCCCAACAACCCTGTAG GACTAGACTATGTGGTTCCAAAGACTGGATACTATTGCACACTCTGCTGCCTCTTCTACACAAAGGAGGAAGTGGCAAAGAAAACCCACTGTAGCAGCCTGCCTCATTATCAGAAGCTGAAG